A window of Pseudomonas denitrificans (nom. rej.) genomic DNA:
GCATGGGCTTGGACAATCGAGAAAGCACGGCCGCCAAGGCTAACGGAATGCGCGGGCGAGAGCCAGCGCAGAGCGCCGGGCGGAGCGCCCGGCGCGGAGGGTTCAGCCGATCAGATGGTCAGGATGGCCTGGGCCAGCTGCTGGTCATTGGCGGCCAGGGTCGGCAGTTTGCTGCGGATGTGGGCGAGGGCGGCTTCCAGGTGCGCGCCGCGGATCTGGCCCTGGCTGGCGACAAAGGTGGCTGCGTCGTCACGGGCTTCGAGGACGATCTTGTCGTCCTTGAAGGAGTTGCTCAGGTCCGAGGTGCCGTCGGAGGTGGCGCCGGTGGCGCGCACCGACAGGTCGGTGGTGTAGACGAAACTGGTGGCGTAGGCACCGGTGGCGCAACCGATCAGGGCGGCGGCAGCGATCAGGCGAAGGCTGTTCTTCATTGGAGTGGCTCCGGAATAAGACCAAGCAAAGGTGGCCGGGGCGGCCACTCTAACTGTGCTCAGACTAGCCAAGACTGACCGGTGTCACCAGCATTCAGCGCCAGAATGGTTTCGAGATTTCTCTCACGCGTTCGCTGGGGCTGATGCCCAGGTCGGCCAGCTGCAGGCTGGTCAGCTCGGCGAGCTGGCGGCGGGTGCGGGCGTTCTGGTGCCATTGGCGCAGGTGGCGGGCGAGGGCTCTCGCGAAATGGTCCAGGCCGGGGGCGGTATAGGGAGGTGAGGTGGTGGGACGGCTTTCCATGGCGGGTCATCCTGTCGTTCCGGTTCACGGACGATCAGGATGACCCACAGCTCACCTGCGGGTTAGCCGCAGCTGGCGGTTTGCTCGGCGTAACAGTCTAGGCGCCGGGCCTGGCTGTCAGGGCATTTTTTGCCCGGACTGTACTGCTGCAAGGTCGCGCGTTCCTTTCTCGGCCACCAGTTCGATGCGGATCAGCGAGAGTTCGCCGCTGCCGTTGCTGAAGGTGCGGATCTCGCTACTGGGGCTTTCCTGGTCGCGCTCGAACGTCCCTTCCAGGGTGCGTTCCTTGCCGTCGGTGCCGGTCAGCTCGCCCTGGGCAAGAATCGCCGCGCTGCCGGTGGCATTGCTGACGATGTCCCAGTTGCCGACGCGCGCCGAGGCGTCGCCGGCGGCGGCGTAGGTGATCCGATAACGGTAGCGGCCCGCCGGAATGCGCGTGTAGGGGCCGTAGCTGAGGTACCCGGTCGCTCCCGCGGGGCGACCAGGCGCTCGTCCCGCAGCTGACCGATCAGCGTCGGCAACTGCATGGCGGGCCAGGTGCCCCAGCGCTGTACCTTGAAGTCGCGGGTGAGGCAATCGCCGCAGCGCTCGAGTTCGGGGACGACCAGCTTGATGCCGTTCAGCTCGCCTGCCATGGCACCCTGCTTCAGGGTGCGGATGGCCTGGTCCCAGAGCGTGGCGTCGTTGAACACGTAGAGCGCGTCGGCGTCGTACTCGCCGCTGGCTACCTGCCGAGCCAGGTGCTCGCGGGCCTGATCCTGGGCATGGGCGTCGACCCGCGCGAAGTTGCCGGAGTTGATCGACATGCCGTGGCGCACGGCGAAGTCCGAGAGGGGGATGAAGTCCGCCGGGACGTTGGTCGGGAACACATAGAGGACCCGTTGGTGGCGCTGGCCGAGGCTGTCCCACATCGCGGCGTTGAGCGGGCTGGTCCAGGTGTTGTCCTGACGGAAGAAGCCGCGCATCCCGTGCATCACCGTGGACAGATCGTAGAGCTGCACACCCAGCGCGACGGCAAGCAGGGGGACGGCGATTCGCGGGCGTGTACGCACGCAGATGACCGCGACCGCGGTGACGGCGAGCAGATAGAAGACCGGCCAGAACATGCGTCCCGGCGAACGGAACACCTGGTAGAGCCGGGTCGCCCAGTCCGGGAGGTCGATCCGGGCAAGGATGTAGGGGCCGACCGACAGGGTATTGGTCAGCGAGACCAGCAGCATCAGCACGCTCATCGCCACCAGTGGCCAGACCAGGAAGGTCCGCTCCGCGCCCTGTCGGCGCCTGGAGATCAGCGCGAGGACGGCGGAAATCGCCAGCAGGGCCAGCAGGCCGGCACCCATGTAGGCGAAGCCGTCACCGTCGAGGAGGCCATCGATGCCGTCGGCGCGTTTGAGCGGCGGCAGCAAACGCGACCAGTCGCCGCGGGAGTCGACCAGCGAGAGCAGGTTCATGCGTCCGTACTGGCCGGGCGCGACCGGCGTCGAGCCGAGCATGAAGTAGCCCAGCAGCCACATGATCAGCAGAACCAGGGCGCTGCCGGCAAGGCCCTGCGCGATGCAGCGGCCGAGGCTCATTTCGCGCCGGGCCAGGCGCTGCAGGAGGTCGGCACCCCAGATAGCCGCCAGCATCACCAGCAGGTAGGCATGGATCAGGGTGGCCAGGGCCAGCATCGCCAGCCAGAACAGGGGGCGGTAGCGGTGGTGGAAGTACAGGTACAGGCCGGCCATCAGCAGCCATTGTCCACCCAGCGCCAGGTGGATGGTGAAGCGCATCAGGTAGGGCGGCAGCAGGAGCAGCAGGGCGGTGCCCAGCGCCAGCAGCCGGCGATCCCCGGTGAAGTGGGAGAGCACCAGGTAGGAGAAGATGCCCTGCAGGACCATGCAGGTCAGTATCCACAGGCCGAAGTACTGGAAGGTGTCCGGCAGCAGCGGGCCAAGCAGCTTGAAGGGCAGGGCGAAGAGTGGCAGCGAGTCGGAGAAGACAATCGAGCTGCCCATCTCCATGCCATAGCGCGGGTTGGCCCCGAGGGGGAATTGCAGCAACGGAGTTTCCCGGAAGAACTCCCAGCCCAGCTGGTTGCTTGGCGGGTCCAGCAGGCCGCGCATGAGCCAGCCGATGCTGGAAGGCAGCAGCACCGAGAGTCCGCCGAGGGCGAGGAAGAGGGTGACGCCCAGCAGGACCGGGATCCAGAGCGAAGAACGAGAGGGAGATGCCGCCATCATGGCTGTCTGCGTTCCGTGGTTTCTTGTTGTGGGTTGATCAATCATGCGACTGCTGCCTGAAGCCCCAGAGCCGGCTGGCCAGGAAGGTGATGCCGGGCACTACGGAGGCCGAGGCCACCGCCGCCAGACGTGGCGAAAGCCAGCCGCTGGCGAGGATCGCGGCGAGCAGTGTGCTGTTCGCCAGGAACGCGCTCAGGGAAATCAGGAAGAACCTGCGCATCGCCTTGCCGGGCGACCCCGGGGCGGAGAAGGTCCAGATGTAGTTGCCAGTGAAGGACAAGACGAAGGCACAGAGGAACGCAATCAGGTTGGCCAGCAGCGCCGGCAGCTGTGTGTTGCCGACCAGCACCCAGACCACGCCGATGTGCAAGGCGGTGGCGGCGATCCCGATGATGCCGAAGCGCAGCGCAATCAGCAGCTCCTTGAGGACCCGACCCTGGCGCGACATGTACTTGGAGTCCTGTGCCGTCACGGCTTGCGGGCCAGGCAGAAGGCGGTCAGGCCGGCGAAGCGATTGAGCCCGAGCAGGGGCAGCTCGAGGGCCGAGAGCGTCCTGAGGATGGCATTGACCAGCGGGTGATGGCGCTTGAGCTGCGATTGCGGCTGGCGCTGGTGCTTGCCCTGGGCGCGTTCGAGCAGGCGCAGGCTCGCGGCGATGGGAAATACCGCGCCGAAGTAGTACGAACCGCGCACGACCTCCAGCCCGGCCTGTTGCGCGACCGCCTCGATCTCGGGCAGCCGGTAGCGCCGCTTGTGTTCGAGGAACACGTCGTGGTCGCTCCAGAGAAACTGGAAGGCCGGCACCGAGATGAGCACGTTGGCGCCACTGGGGACCTTGGCGACGTATTCGGCCAGCAGGCCGACGTCGTCGTCGACGTGCTCCAGCACGTCCATCAGCAGAATGAGGTCGCTATCGAGCTGGTCCACGGAGCGGCGGAAATGGATCGGCTTGCCGCTGGTCTGGTCGTCGGAGTCCTGCGGGTAGCTGATGTCGACGCACCAGGCGGTGCGGGCCGCGCTCTGCTCCAGCAGGGCGCGGGAGAAGAAGCCGGAGCCGGCGCCGACGTCGAGGATCGAAGTCGGCCGGATGTTCCCGAGGAACTTCTGCATAGCGGCGCACTTGGAGCGGTAGTACCAGTGCTCGCCGATATGCTCGCCGAGAATGTCGGTTTCCTTGAGGTCCATGCTCAGTCCTTGTTTTCGTAGAGGCGCCGCACCAGGTAGACCGGCCTGCGCTTGGATTCCAGATAGGTGCGCCCGAGGTATTCGCCCAGTACGCCGATGCCGATCAGTTGCAGCCCGCCGAGGAAGGTCACGGCCACCATGATCGAGGCGTAACCGGGAACATCGACGCCGTAGAACACCACCTTGAGCACGATCAGCGTGGCGAAGAGGAACGACCCCAGGGAGACCGCGATACCCAGGTAGGTCCATATCTTCAGCGGATCGGTGCTGAAGCTGGTGATCCCTTCCAGGGCGAAATTCCACAGGCGCCAGCCGTTGAACTTGCTGGAGCCGGCGATGCGTTCGGGGCGGCTGTAGTCGATGCAGACGGTACGGAATCCCACCCAGGCGAACAGGCCTTTCATGAAGCGCCGCGATTCGGGCAGATCGTTGAGGGCATCCACCACCTGACGGTCCATCAGCCGGAAGTCGCCGACGTTCTCGGGAATGGCCGGGTCGGCGATACGGTTGTGGATGCGGTAGAACCAGTTGGCCGAGGCACGCTTGGCCCAGGAGTCGGAGGTACGGTCGACGCGGCGGCCCAGCACCACTTCGTAGCCTTCGCGCCATTTGTCGATCATCTCCAGGATCAGCTCCGGCGGGTCCTGCAGATCGACATCGATGGGCACTACCACTTGGCCGGTGGCGCAGCGCAGGCCGGCGCTCAGGGCGGCCTCCTTGCCGAAGTTGCGGCTCAGGTCGACCACCCGCAGGCGCGCAATGCGCCGCTGCAGGAGCAGGAGGATATCCAGGGTCGCGTCGCTGCTGCCGTCGTTGACGAAGACGTACTCCACCTGGACGGCGTCCGGGTCGTTGAACACGCTTTCCACCCGTTCGACGAACAGGTTGACCGTTTCCGCTTCGTTGAAGACCGGCACCACCAGCGACAGCGCCAGGGGCGCGTCCTGCTCGAGGCGGCGGTCCAGATCGGCTTGCGGGTTCACCTGCAGATCACTGGTCATCGGGTCACACCTCCGGTTGTCGATGGCTGGCTGTCCATGCTGCTCATGGGCACGTCGCGCGGGCTGGCCGCGGGCTGGGCGGTGCTGAGGGTGATGGCCTCGAGCTGCACGTCGCCGCCATTGCTGAACAGGCGCAGCTCGACGCGCTGCAGGGGACGCTCCAGCGTCACGCCACCGGTGAGGGCGACGGGTTGCCCGCGGGTGCCGGTCAGGGGGCCGGAGGTGAGCGTCACCCGTTGGCCCGGCGAGGACTCGCCCACCAGGTCCCAGTTGCCGGTGGTCGTACCGCTGTCGGCCTGGCTGAGGTAATCGATGCTGTACCGGTA
This region includes:
- a CDS encoding DUF2388 domain-containing protein yields the protein MKNSLRLIAAAALIGCATGAYATSFVYTTDLSVRATGATSDGTSDLSNSFKDDKIVLEARDDAATFVASQGQIRGAHLEAALAHIRSKLPTLAANDQQLAQAILTI
- a CDS encoding DUF1127 domain-containing protein; protein product: MESRPTTSPPYTAPGLDHFARALARHLRQWHQNARTRRQLAELTSLQLADLGISPSERVREISKPFWR
- a CDS encoding DUF6311 domain-containing protein, which codes for MMAASPSRSSLWIPVLLGVTLFLALGGLSVLLPSSIGWLMRGLLDPPSNQLGWEFFRETPLLQFPLGANPRYGMEMGSSIVFSDSLPLFALPFKLLGPLLPDTFQYFGLWILTCMVLQGIFSYLVLSHFTGDRRLLALGTALLLLLPPYLMRFTIHLALGGQWLLMAGLYLYFHHRYRPLFWLAMLALATLIHAYLLVMLAAIWGADLLQRLARREMSLGRCIAQGLAGSALVLLIMWLLGYFMLGSTPVAPGQYGRMNLLSLVDSRGDWSRLLPPLKRADGIDGLLDGDGFAYMGAGLLALLAISAVLALISRRRQGAERTFLVWPLVAMSVLMLLVSLTNTLSVGPYILARIDLPDWATRLYQVFRSPGRMFWPVFYLLAVTAVAVICVRTRPRIAVPLLAVALGVQLYDLSTVMHGMRGFFRQDNTWTSPLNAAMWDSLGQRHQRVLYVFPTNVPADFIPLSDFAVRHGMSINSGNFARVDAHAQDQAREHLARQVASGEYDADALYVFNDATLWDQAIRTLKQGAMAGELNGIKLVVPELERCGDCLTRDFKVQRWGTWPAMQLPTLIGQLRDERLVAPRERPGTSATAPTRAFRRAATVIGSPTPPPATPRRASATGTSSAMPPAARRFLPRAS
- a CDS encoding GtrA family protein; this translates as MSRQGRVLKELLIALRFGIIGIAATALHIGVVWVLVGNTQLPALLANLIAFLCAFVLSFTGNYIWTFSAPGSPGKAMRRFFLISLSAFLANSTLLAAILASGWLSPRLAAVASASVVPGITFLASRLWGFRQQSHD
- a CDS encoding class I SAM-dependent methyltransferase, whose amino-acid sequence is MDLKETDILGEHIGEHWYYRSKCAAMQKFLGNIRPTSILDVGAGSGFFSRALLEQSAARTAWCVDISYPQDSDDQTSGKPIHFRRSVDQLDSDLILLMDVLEHVDDDVGLLAEYVAKVPSGANVLISVPAFQFLWSDHDVFLEHKRRYRLPEIEAVAQQAGLEVVRGSYYFGAVFPIAASLRLLERAQGKHQRQPQSQLKRHHPLVNAILRTLSALELPLLGLNRFAGLTAFCLARKP
- a CDS encoding glycosyltransferase family 2 protein, encoding MTSDLQVNPQADLDRRLEQDAPLALSLVVPVFNEAETVNLFVERVESVFNDPDAVQVEYVFVNDGSSDATLDILLLLQRRIARLRVVDLSRNFGKEAALSAGLRCATGQVVVPIDVDLQDPPELILEMIDKWREGYEVVLGRRVDRTSDSWAKRASANWFYRIHNRIADPAIPENVGDFRLMDRQVVDALNDLPESRRFMKGLFAWVGFRTVCIDYSRPERIAGSSKFNGWRLWNFALEGITSFSTDPLKIWTYLGIAVSLGSFLFATLIVLKVVFYGVDVPGYASIMVAVTFLGGLQLIGIGVLGEYLGRTYLESKRRPVYLVRRLYENKD